In one Streptomyces sp. NBC_00597 genomic region, the following are encoded:
- a CDS encoding glycosyltransferase family 2 protein — translation MTLAPLQEVATTSRRDAKLVQRHADWKPSVLAFLLPFLVLVSFGLWVFEPNPTPLGWTLSVIWSLPAIGVMVGFQGVLLIRRRLRKAHEMVPPAPVEEDFLIVLVPTIGRHDTYPALERSVLSYVDHLPAYFPRMRVDVLTEEDCEAAARIDDLAAMNDLIRVVTVPKAYETANGTRFKARANHYAHELRIDEGEALDDVWVLHMDDDTGVGPDTAASMAQFVNRQRREGAAGKHMAQGILAYPRENAVNRFTWLADAVRPADDIARFRAFTGLGTPVAGVHGELLLLRASIEATIGWDFGPKAIVEDAQLALTFCRKYPGRSDWFNGRCYGASPATTRDFIKQRERWAWGLVALCFNRTVPFRYRWFLMLCMVSWVLGPLQHVATVLLVAWFIGDFNTSPVTQSVVIMWSLSFAYVIWTYWEGLRLNALVSANGKRRWWEPFAVLGLIPLFSVLEGLGGLRGLIKFIKREENKFVVIAKPA, via the coding sequence ATGACCCTCGCCCCCTTACAAGAGGTCGCGACGACGTCCCGTCGCGATGCGAAACTGGTGCAGCGCCATGCCGATTGGAAGCCCAGCGTGCTGGCCTTCCTGCTGCCCTTCCTGGTCCTCGTCAGCTTCGGCCTGTGGGTGTTCGAGCCGAACCCGACCCCGCTCGGCTGGACCCTGTCGGTCATCTGGTCGCTGCCCGCCATCGGTGTCATGGTCGGCTTCCAGGGCGTCCTGTTGATCCGCCGCCGGCTGCGCAAGGCGCACGAGATGGTTCCGCCGGCGCCGGTGGAGGAGGACTTCCTCATCGTGCTCGTGCCGACCATCGGCCGCCACGACACCTACCCGGCGCTGGAGCGCTCGGTCCTCAGCTACGTGGACCACCTTCCTGCGTACTTCCCGCGCATGCGGGTCGACGTGCTCACGGAGGAGGACTGCGAGGCGGCCGCCCGGATCGACGACCTGGCCGCGATGAACGACCTGATCCGCGTGGTCACCGTGCCCAAGGCGTACGAGACGGCCAACGGGACCCGGTTCAAGGCCCGCGCGAACCACTACGCCCACGAACTGCGGATCGACGAGGGCGAGGCCCTCGACGACGTCTGGGTGCTGCACATGGACGACGACACCGGGGTCGGCCCCGACACCGCCGCGTCCATGGCCCAGTTCGTCAACCGCCAGCGACGGGAGGGCGCCGCGGGCAAGCACATGGCGCAGGGCATCCTCGCCTACCCCCGCGAGAACGCGGTGAACCGTTTCACCTGGCTGGCCGACGCGGTCCGCCCCGCTGACGACATAGCCCGGTTCCGGGCCTTCACCGGCCTCGGCACCCCGGTCGCCGGCGTGCACGGCGAACTGCTGCTGCTCCGGGCCTCCATCGAGGCGACGATCGGCTGGGACTTCGGGCCCAAGGCCATCGTCGAGGACGCGCAGCTGGCGCTGACGTTCTGCCGCAAGTACCCGGGCCGCAGCGACTGGTTCAACGGCCGCTGCTACGGCGCTTCCCCGGCCACCACCAGGGACTTCATCAAGCAGCGCGAGCGCTGGGCGTGGGGGCTGGTAGCGCTCTGCTTCAACCGCACGGTGCCGTTCCGCTACCGCTGGTTCCTGATGCTCTGCATGGTCAGCTGGGTCCTCGGCCCGCTCCAGCACGTCGCGACCGTCCTCCTGGTGGCCTGGTTCATCGGCGATTTCAACACCTCGCCCGTGACCCAGTCCGTCGTGATCATGTGGTCGCTCAGCTTCGCGTACGTCATCTGGACGTACTGGGAGGGGCTGCGGCTCAACGCCCTGGTCTCCGCGAACGGCAAGCGCCGCTGGTGGGAACCGTTCGCCGTGCTCGGCCTCATCCCGCTGTTCTCCGTACTCGAAGGACTCGGCGGCCTGCGCGGGCTGATCAAGTTCATCAAGCGCGAGGAGAACAAGTTCGTCGTCATCGCCAAGCCCGCATGA
- the ndk gene encoding nucleoside-diphosphate kinase, whose translation MTQRTLVILKPDAVRRGLVGEIIGRIERKAGWTIAALELRTLDQETLEAHYGEHKGKPFYEPLMGFMASGPVVVLVAEGERVIEGVRQLAGPTDPIAAAPGSIRGDFGTVTRENLIHASDSEESAERELKLFFPTLG comes from the coding sequence ATGACCCAGCGCACTCTCGTCATCCTCAAGCCGGACGCCGTCCGTCGCGGCCTGGTGGGCGAGATCATCGGCCGCATCGAGCGGAAGGCCGGCTGGACCATCGCCGCTCTGGAGCTGCGCACGCTGGACCAGGAGACCCTGGAGGCCCACTACGGCGAGCACAAGGGCAAGCCGTTCTACGAGCCCCTCATGGGCTTCATGGCCAGTGGTCCCGTCGTCGTCCTCGTGGCCGAAGGGGAACGCGTGATCGAGGGTGTCCGCCAGCTGGCCGGTCCCACTGACCCGATTGCCGCGGCACCCGGCTCCATCCGGGGGGACTTCGGCACCGTCACCCGCGAGAACCTGATCCACGCCTCGGACTCGGAGGAGTCCGCCGAGCGCGAGCTGAAGCTGTTCTTCCCCACCCTGGGATGA
- a CDS encoding rod shape-determining protein yields MSFIGRDMAIDLGTANTLVYVRGRGIVLNEPSVVAINTNTGGILAVGSEAKKMIGRTPGNIVAVRPLKDGVIADFEITERMLRYFILKIHKRRYLARPRVVVCVPSGITGVERRAVIEASTQAGARQVHIIEEPMAAAIGSGLPVHEATGNMVVDIGGGTTEVAVISLGGIVTAQSIRVAGDELDNAIIQHIKKEYSLLLGERTAEQIKITIGSAYDLDKDEHTEIRGRDLVSGLPKTVVISAAEVRKAIEEPVNAIVDAVKTTLDKCPPELSGDIMDRGIVLTGGGALLRGLDERLRRETGMPIHIAEDPLDSVALGSGKCVEEFEALQQVLDAQPRR; encoded by the coding sequence ATGTCGTTCATCGGCCGTGACATGGCGATCGACCTCGGGACCGCCAACACGCTGGTGTACGTGAGGGGCCGGGGGATCGTCCTGAACGAGCCGTCCGTGGTCGCCATCAACACGAACACCGGCGGCATCCTGGCGGTCGGCTCCGAGGCGAAGAAGATGATCGGCCGGACGCCCGGCAACATCGTCGCCGTCAGGCCCCTCAAGGACGGCGTGATCGCCGACTTCGAGATCACCGAGCGCATGCTCCGGTACTTCATCCTCAAGATCCACAAGCGCCGCTACCTGGCCCGTCCGCGCGTCGTGGTCTGCGTCCCCTCGGGCATCACCGGAGTGGAGCGCCGCGCCGTCATCGAGGCGTCCACGCAGGCCGGCGCCCGCCAGGTGCACATCATCGAGGAGCCCATGGCCGCCGCCATCGGCTCGGGCCTGCCCGTCCACGAGGCCACCGGCAACATGGTCGTGGACATCGGCGGCGGCACCACCGAGGTCGCCGTCATCTCCCTCGGCGGAATCGTCACGGCGCAGTCCATCCGGGTGGCCGGCGACGAGCTCGACAACGCGATCATCCAGCACATCAAGAAGGAGTACTCGCTCCTCCTCGGTGAGCGGACCGCCGAGCAGATCAAGATCACCATCGGGTCGGCGTACGACCTCGACAAGGACGAGCACACCGAGATCCGCGGCCGGGACCTGGTCTCCGGCCTCCCGAAGACGGTCGTGATCTCCGCCGCCGAGGTCCGCAAGGCCATCGAGGAGCCGGTCAACGCCATCGTCGACGCCGTCAAGACGACCCTCGACAAGTGCCCGCCGGAGCTCTCCGGCGACATCATGGACCGCGGCATCGTCCTGACCGGCGGCGGCGCCCTGCTGCGCGGCCTCGACGAGCGGCTGCGCCGCGAGACGGGCATGCCGATCCACATCGCCGAGGACCCGCTCGACTCCGTAGCCCTCGGCTCCGGCAAGTGCGTGGAGGAGTTCGAAGCGCTCCAGCAGGTCCTGGACGCCCAGCCCCGGCGCTGA
- a CDS encoding glycosyl hydrolase, which produces MPGHVAPDRVAPGQQASGRLVLGRELKRRNLLLGAAATAATGGALAGVAALGTSRAPATGLQQDLVSRDPKASEAARAVYKLLAGLEADARAGRRRGTLMGQHAEVHNERYNPEYGDHSGPKPPGYYYRKPQDITGKLPAFLELDLGPGYQQDSWGVGEPRDYSRAAWPARREFWTYTNDVVDLAMGVWHGLPRKDDGSYNPSGTERLWNGTKTVLPTNGGAPAGLVGMSFHQPWPGSPVKSYDQTLRRNAPSAKDPGWIDRLITPGTPEHAALLLDLSFLADHLGYLAAYDVPVLLRPYHEMNSLGGEQSFWWAGLKPRQYTALWELLYHYLVGSRGLHNLIFVWAPTAWDAVHGSDPWDFYPGAEYVDVVGVDDYSGSPDQPFDPAAWTSTWHHGLKDYGKPRILAESFHVPLGAAQRTTLDQSPWVLWTVWGDGLTAKNSPADVQQTYNDPKTITGGREPGPAGVQWLTLHDGSPEKE; this is translated from the coding sequence GTGCCAGGTCACGTGGCGCCGGATCGGGTGGCGCCGGGGCAACAGGCTTCGGGCCGCCTGGTGTTGGGCCGCGAGCTGAAGCGCCGCAACCTCCTCCTCGGGGCGGCGGCCACCGCGGCCACGGGCGGCGCCCTCGCCGGAGTCGCCGCGTTAGGCACCTCGCGAGCCCCCGCCACCGGCCTCCAACAGGACCTGGTGTCACGCGATCCCAAGGCCTCCGAGGCGGCCCGGGCCGTGTACAAGTTACTGGCAGGCCTGGAGGCGGATGCCCGTGCCGGCCGGCGCCGCGGCACCCTCATGGGCCAGCACGCCGAGGTGCACAACGAGCGGTACAACCCGGAGTACGGCGACCACAGCGGTCCCAAACCACCCGGCTACTACTACCGAAAACCCCAGGACATCACCGGGAAGTTGCCGGCCTTCCTCGAACTGGACCTGGGCCCCGGCTACCAGCAGGACAGCTGGGGCGTGGGCGAGCCGCGGGACTACTCGCGCGCCGCCTGGCCCGCCCGCCGCGAGTTCTGGACCTACACGAACGACGTCGTGGACCTCGCCATGGGCGTCTGGCACGGACTGCCCCGCAAAGACGACGGGTCCTACAACCCGAGCGGCACCGAACGCCTCTGGAACGGCACCAAGACCGTGCTGCCGACCAACGGGGGAGCACCCGCAGGCCTGGTCGGGATGTCGTTCCACCAGCCGTGGCCGGGCAGCCCCGTCAAGAGCTACGACCAGACGCTGCGTCGCAACGCCCCCTCGGCGAAGGACCCGGGCTGGATCGACCGGCTGATCACCCCCGGCACCCCCGAGCACGCCGCGCTCCTGCTCGACCTCTCGTTCCTCGCCGACCACCTCGGCTACCTGGCCGCCTACGACGTTCCCGTACTGCTGCGTCCGTACCACGAGATGAACTCCCTCGGCGGCGAACAGAGCTTCTGGTGGGCGGGGCTGAAGCCCCGGCAGTACACGGCCCTGTGGGAACTGCTCTACCACTACCTGGTCGGCTCCCGCGGCCTGCACAACCTGATCTTCGTCTGGGCCCCCACGGCCTGGGACGCCGTCCACGGCAGCGATCCGTGGGACTTCTACCCGGGCGCCGAGTACGTGGACGTCGTCGGTGTCGACGACTACAGCGGAAGCCCGGACCAGCCCTTCGACCCGGCCGCCTGGACCTCGACTTGGCACCACGGCCTCAAGGACTACGGAAAGCCCCGGATCCTCGCGGAGTCCTTCCACGTGCCGCTGGGCGCCGCGCAGCGCACGACGCTCGACCAGTCCCCCTGGGTGCTGTGGACCGTGTGGGGCGACGGACTCACCGCGAAGAACTCCCCGGCGGACGTGCAGCAGACCTACAACGACCCCAAGACGATCACCGGGGGCCGTGAACCGGGCCCCGCTGGAGTGCAGTGGCTCACCCTGCACGACGGATCACCCGAGAAGGAGTGA
- the mreC gene encoding rod shape-determining protein MreC, producing MRDTRESRLLLVLLIAIAFALITVDIRAGEESPVDGARQAAAAVFGPVEEGVATAVDPVANAIGAVRDSGERHNRIATLERENAALKAKLGSDDQTRSRIHELDEMLKRAGAGQYGIKGAEVIAIGAAQGFSWTVTIDAGTKDGIERDMTVINGDGLVGRVATVGPDTATVVLANDPDFTVGTRLEKTGELGFATGQGDRALSVQMLNGKAKVSPGDRLVTFGSRGNKPFVPGVPIGEVVKVDPSRGDLTRTIWVRPFVGFSRLDIVGVVVMPPREDPRDAVLPPKPEVKPTPTVTVTVTPSPSASVPGKPADE from the coding sequence GTGAGGGACACACGAGAAAGCCGGCTGCTCCTGGTGCTCCTGATCGCCATCGCGTTCGCATTGATCACGGTGGACATCAGGGCAGGCGAGGAGTCACCGGTCGACGGCGCCCGGCAGGCCGCCGCAGCGGTCTTCGGCCCGGTCGAGGAGGGCGTGGCGACCGCGGTCGACCCGGTCGCCAACGCGATAGGGGCCGTACGGGACTCCGGCGAGCGCCACAACCGCATCGCCACGCTGGAGCGCGAGAACGCGGCCCTGAAGGCCAAGCTGGGCAGTGACGACCAGACCCGCAGCCGCATCCACGAGCTCGACGAAATGCTCAAGCGGGCCGGCGCCGGACAGTACGGCATCAAGGGCGCCGAGGTCATCGCCATAGGAGCGGCCCAGGGCTTCTCCTGGACCGTGACGATCGACGCCGGGACCAAGGACGGCATCGAGCGCGACATGACCGTCATCAACGGGGACGGACTCGTCGGCCGGGTCGCCACCGTCGGCCCCGACACCGCCACCGTCGTCCTCGCCAACGACCCCGACTTCACGGTGGGAACCCGCCTGGAGAAGACCGGCGAGCTCGGCTTCGCCACCGGCCAGGGCGACCGCGCGCTGTCCGTCCAGATGCTCAACGGCAAGGCCAAGGTCAGCCCCGGCGACCGGCTCGTCACCTTCGGCTCCCGCGGCAACAAGCCGTTCGTGCCCGGCGTTCCGATCGGCGAGGTGGTCAAGGTCGACCCCTCGCGCGGCGACCTGACCCGCACGATCTGGGTCCGCCCGTTCGTCGGCTTCTCGCGCCTCGACATCGTCGGCGTCGTCGTCATGCCGCCGCGCGAGGACCCGCGCGACGCCGTTCTGCCCCCCAAGCCCGAGGTGAAGCCCACCCCGACGGTCACCGTCACGGTCACCCCGTCACCGTCCGCCAGTGTGCCCGGCAAGCCGGCCGACGAGTAG
- a CDS encoding folylpolyglutamate synthase/dihydrofolate synthase family protein → MSEQQPESNGPDDRDETTEVFDRIVAEESDRDPDLAVIEAGSRTLRAQAGPPRGEPVSARPLDPEVARALQEVEQELSTRWGETKLEPSVTRIASLMDVLGEPQHAYPSIHVTGTNGKTSTARMIEALLGAFELRTGRYTSPHVQSVTERISLDGAPISAERFVETYYDIKPYVEMVDASEEFRLSFFEVLTGMAYAAFADAPVDAAVIEVGMGGTWDATNVIDGSVAVITPISLDHTDRLGATPGEIALEKGGVIKQDATVILAQQPVDAAQVLLKKAVEVDATVAREGMEFGVVSREVAVGGQMLTLRGVGGEYDGIFLPLYGAHMAHNAAVALAAVEAFFGVGAEQSRELDVETVRRAFASVTSPGRMEVVRRSPTVVLDAAHNPAGAQVTAEAVTEAFGFSRLIGVMAASEGKDVKGVLEAFEPIFAEVVVTENSSHRAMSADELAAVAVEVFGPDRVQVEPRLDDALEAAITLAEEEAEYGGAGVLVTGSVITVGEARLLLKRG, encoded by the coding sequence GTGAGTGAGCAGCAGCCCGAGAGCAACGGACCCGACGACCGCGACGAGACCACCGAGGTCTTCGACCGGATCGTGGCCGAAGAGTCCGACCGCGACCCCGACCTGGCGGTGATCGAGGCCGGCAGCCGCACCCTGCGCGCCCAGGCAGGCCCGCCCCGGGGTGAGCCGGTATCCGCGCGGCCCCTCGACCCGGAGGTGGCACGGGCGCTCCAGGAGGTGGAGCAGGAGCTCTCCACCCGCTGGGGCGAGACCAAGCTGGAGCCGTCCGTCACGCGGATCGCCTCCCTGATGGACGTGCTGGGCGAACCGCAGCACGCGTACCCCTCCATCCACGTCACCGGCACCAACGGCAAGACCAGCACCGCCCGCATGATCGAGGCCCTGCTGGGCGCCTTCGAGCTGCGCACCGGCCGCTACACCAGCCCGCACGTGCAGTCGGTCACCGAGCGGATCAGCCTCGACGGGGCGCCGATCAGCGCCGAGCGCTTCGTCGAGACGTACTACGACATCAAGCCGTACGTGGAGATGGTCGACGCCTCCGAGGAGTTCCGACTGTCCTTCTTCGAGGTGCTCACCGGCATGGCGTACGCGGCGTTCGCGGACGCCCCCGTCGACGCGGCCGTCATCGAGGTCGGCATGGGCGGCACCTGGGACGCCACGAACGTGATCGACGGCTCGGTCGCGGTCATCACTCCGATCAGCCTGGACCACACGGACCGCCTCGGCGCCACGCCCGGCGAGATCGCCCTGGAGAAGGGCGGCGTCATCAAGCAGGACGCCACCGTGATCCTGGCGCAGCAGCCGGTGGACGCGGCGCAGGTGCTGCTGAAGAAGGCCGTCGAGGTCGACGCGACGGTCGCCCGCGAGGGCATGGAGTTCGGCGTCGTCTCGCGCGAGGTGGCGGTCGGCGGGCAGATGCTGACGCTGCGCGGCGTGGGCGGCGAGTACGACGGCATCTTCCTGCCGCTGTACGGGGCCCACATGGCGCACAACGCGGCGGTGGCGCTGGCTGCGGTCGAGGCCTTCTTCGGTGTCGGCGCGGAGCAGTCGCGCGAGCTGGACGTGGAGACCGTGCGCAGGGCCTTCGCCTCGGTGACCTCGCCGGGCCGGATGGAGGTCGTGCGGCGCAGCCCGACGGTGGTCCTGGACGCGGCGCACAATCCGGCGGGCGCGCAGGTCACGGCGGAAGCGGTGACCGAGGCCTTCGGCTTCAGCCGGCTGATCGGGGTCATGGCCGCGAGCGAGGGCAAGGACGTGAAGGGGGTCCTGGAGGCCTTCGAGCCGATCTTCGCGGAGGTCGTCGTCACGGAGAACTCCAGCCACCGGGCGATGTCCGCGGACGAGCTGGCGGCGGTCGCGGTCGAGGTCTTCGGACCGGACCGGGTGCAGGTGGAGCCGCGGCTGGACGACGCCCTGGAGGCGGCGATCACCCTCGCGGAGGAAGAGGCCGAGTACGGAGGGGCCGGGGTCCTGGTGACCGGTTCCGTGATCACGGTGGGCGAGGCCCGCCTGCTGCTGAAGAGGGGCTGA
- a CDS encoding sensor histidine kinase, with protein MYVPPVASALHRAAAAGRRLGESWAGSPRALDVLTALSCLALMALDLPGLAAADNSLTGPTAAVVLAAGCTGLVVRRRAPWVSYLTALLFIGWLHELTLIQFALYSVGRYRGRRPAVLATLGYVAFALIVFSVPGWPEPHAATLSAFLSLVVPIGVLASAVGVAAYRHDLVREVAARRAESAVLQAVQQERTSVARDVHDFVGRELTLLTVRSEVLSVRARETAHAKDFEELADTARRAHLVLNEIIVQRGERAATPGVDGLPALAEESGRAGSPVRLTLDPHVHGLSPLRQAAVYRVVQECLTNAAKHACGETVDVSIEADGPQLRIAVRNGLAARAPARAPVSAGSGTASMSERVRSLGGTLTATRTQDAYTVVATLPRG; from the coding sequence ATGTACGTCCCGCCCGTCGCCTCGGCGCTCCACCGGGCCGCGGCCGCCGGCCGCCGGCTCGGCGAGAGCTGGGCCGGATCACCCCGGGCGCTTGACGTGCTCACCGCACTGAGCTGCCTGGCCCTGATGGCGCTGGACCTGCCCGGCCTGGCCGCGGCGGACAACTCGCTCACCGGACCGACGGCCGCCGTCGTGCTCGCCGCCGGGTGCACCGGTCTCGTGGTGCGCCGCCGGGCGCCCTGGGTCTCGTACCTCACCGCGCTGCTCTTCATCGGCTGGCTGCACGAACTGACACTGATCCAGTTCGCGCTCTACTCGGTCGGCCGCTACCGGGGGCGACGCCCCGCGGTCCTGGCCACCCTGGGGTACGTGGCCTTCGCGCTCATCGTCTTCAGCGTCCCCGGCTGGCCCGAACCGCATGCCGCGACCCTCAGCGCCTTCCTCAGCCTGGTCGTGCCGATCGGGGTGCTCGCCTCGGCCGTCGGCGTCGCCGCCTACCGGCACGACCTCGTGCGCGAGGTGGCCGCCCGGCGCGCCGAGTCGGCCGTCCTGCAGGCGGTCCAGCAGGAGCGCACCTCGGTCGCCCGCGACGTCCACGACTTCGTCGGCCGGGAACTGACGCTGCTGACGGTGCGCTCCGAAGTGCTCTCGGTGCGGGCGCGCGAGACGGCGCACGCGAAGGACTTCGAAGAGCTGGCCGACACCGCCCGCCGGGCCCATCTGGTGCTCAACGAGATCATCGTGCAGCGCGGGGAACGGGCCGCGACCCCGGGGGTGGACGGGCTGCCGGCCCTTGCCGAGGAGAGCGGTCGGGCCGGCTCTCCCGTACGGCTGACCCTTGACCCGCACGTGCACGGGCTGTCGCCGCTGCGCCAGGCCGCGGTCTACCGGGTGGTGCAGGAGTGCCTAACCAACGCGGCCAAGCACGCCTGCGGGGAGACCGTCGACGTGTCGATCGAGGCGGACGGCCCACAGCTACGGATCGCCGTCAGGAACGGCCTGGCCGCCCGCGCGCCGGCCCGCGCACCCGTCTCCGCGGGCTCGGGGACGGCGAGCATGTCCGAGCGCGTGCGCAGCCTGGGGGGAACCCTGACGGCGACGCGCACGCAGGACGCGTACACGGTGGTGGCCACCCTCCCGCGCGGGTGA
- the mreD gene encoding rod shape-determining protein MreD has protein sequence MRFNRILLSATLVVVALVIQVSVLGRLQLPGAVPDLVLLTVVALALVYGHLSGALIGFAAGLLADLAPPADHAAGRYALVLCVIGYAAGLVRPDSGRFRSAWGPLLTVVGAAIGSTLLYAGVGALVGDTAARHVGLTGLLFTATLYDLLLAPFTVPFIMALARRAENDPMAVEANGGPAKAADVSSGWLSGGTGLRIGSQRGGLRRGIARSRANKAVRIKGVKGIKSVKSVKKL, from the coding sequence ATGCGCTTCAACCGGATCCTGCTCTCGGCCACGCTGGTCGTGGTCGCCCTCGTCATCCAGGTCTCCGTACTGGGCCGGCTGCAACTGCCCGGAGCCGTACCCGACCTGGTCCTGCTCACCGTCGTGGCCCTCGCCCTCGTGTACGGGCACCTCAGCGGCGCGCTCATCGGCTTCGCCGCCGGACTCCTCGCCGACCTGGCCCCGCCCGCCGACCACGCCGCCGGGCGGTACGCGCTCGTGCTGTGCGTCATCGGGTACGCCGCCGGCCTGGTCCGGCCCGACTCCGGGCGGTTCCGGTCCGCCTGGGGCCCGTTGCTGACCGTCGTCGGCGCGGCGATCGGCTCCACCCTCCTGTACGCGGGCGTGGGCGCCCTTGTCGGCGACACCGCCGCCCGCCACGTCGGGCTCACCGGGCTGCTGTTCACCGCGACCCTCTACGACCTGCTGCTCGCCCCGTTCACCGTGCCGTTCATCATGGCGCTGGCCCGGCGCGCCGAGAACGACCCGATGGCCGTCGAGGCGAACGGCGGCCCCGCCAAGGCCGCTGACGTGTCCTCCGGATGGCTCTCCGGCGGAACCGGCCTGCGCATCGGCAGCCAGCGCGGCGGCCTGCGGCGGGGGATCGCCCGCAGCCGAGCCAACAAGGCCGTCCGGATAAAGGGCGTCAAGGGAATCAAGAGTGTGAAGAGCGTCAAGAAGCTGTGA
- a CDS encoding DUF4233 domain-containing protein, producing MRTLCASTLIGEFFVIGFAGLVAMKNPDLTQATVWTVCGIAMLLSVLLCGMLSRPGAVQIGWALQIGLILSGFVVPMMFFLGAVFAGLWWCSVHYGAKIDAIKARWAAQSEAQA from the coding sequence ATGCGCACGCTGTGTGCTTCGACGCTGATCGGCGAGTTCTTCGTGATCGGCTTCGCGGGGCTGGTGGCCATGAAGAACCCGGACCTGACCCAGGCCACGGTGTGGACGGTCTGCGGGATCGCCATGCTGCTGTCGGTGCTGCTGTGCGGGATGCTGTCGCGCCCGGGCGCGGTCCAGATCGGCTGGGCGCTGCAGATCGGGCTGATCCTGAGCGGCTTCGTCGTCCCGATGATGTTCTTCCTCGGTGCGGTGTTCGCTGGGCTGTGGTGGTGCTCGGTGCACTACGGCGCCAAGATCGACGCGATCAAGGCCCGCTGGGCGGCGCAGAGCGAGGCCCAGGCCTGA
- a CDS encoding rod shape-determining protein has translation MPQASSNKSASSRDIGIDLGTANTLVYARGHGIVLNEPSVVAVKAGTTTALAVGAEAKETIGRTPGSITAIRPLKDGVICDYEAAEEMIRHFVRKAVPGRRPRTRMVICVPSGVTPVERRAIVHASTRAGARAVHLIEEPMAAAIGAGLPVAEARGSMVVDIGGGTTEVAVISLGGIVTARSLRVGGDRLDAAITDYVRKEHGLLIGERTAEDVKVAVGSAWPVPDRPELEERTFTVRGRERVGGMPRTLPLGAADVRAALDEPVEAIIAAVRATLEECPPELSGDVMEHGITLTGGGALLPGLDLRLASATGIPVFVADAPLDCVALGSGRCVEDLDTLGSLLVPAKA, from the coding sequence ATGCCGCAGGCCAGCAGTAACAAGTCCGCTTCCAGCCGCGACATAGGGATCGATCTGGGGACCGCGAACACCCTGGTCTACGCCCGGGGCCACGGGATCGTCCTCAATGAGCCGTCCGTGGTGGCCGTCAAGGCGGGCACCACCACCGCGCTGGCCGTCGGGGCCGAGGCCAAGGAGACCATCGGCCGCACCCCCGGCTCCATCACCGCGATCCGCCCCCTGAAGGACGGGGTGATCTGCGACTACGAGGCCGCCGAGGAGATGATCCGGCATTTCGTCCGCAAAGCCGTGCCCGGCCGGCGGCCCCGCACCCGGATGGTGATCTGCGTGCCCTCCGGGGTCACCCCGGTCGAACGGCGGGCCATCGTCCACGCCTCGACCCGGGCCGGAGCCAGGGCCGTCCACCTGATCGAGGAGCCGATGGCGGCGGCGATCGGCGCCGGCCTGCCGGTGGCCGAGGCGCGCGGCTCGATGGTGGTGGACATCGGCGGCGGCACCACCGAGGTCGCCGTCATCTCGCTCGGCGGAATCGTCACCGCCCGCTCGCTGCGGGTCGGCGGGGACCGGCTGGACGCCGCGATCACGGACTACGTGCGCAAGGAGCACGGGCTGCTCATCGGGGAGCGCACCGCCGAGGACGTCAAGGTCGCCGTCGGGTCGGCCTGGCCGGTGCCGGACCGGCCGGAACTGGAGGAGCGGACCTTCACGGTGCGCGGACGGGAGCGGGTCGGCGGCATGCCGAGGACGCTCCCGCTGGGCGCGGCGGACGTACGGGCCGCGCTTGACGAGCCGGTCGAGGCGATCATCGCTGCGGTGCGCGCCACCCTGGAGGAGTGCCCGCCGGAGCTGTCGGGCGATGTGATGGAGCACGGCATCACCTTGACCGGTGGCGGCGCGCTGCTGCCGGGCCTGGACCTGCGGCTGGCCTCCGCGACGGGCATCCCCGTCTTCGTCGCCGACGCCCCGCTGGACTGCGTGGCGCTGGGCTCCGGCAGGTGCGTGGAAGACCTGGACACCCTGGGCAGCCTGCTGGTGCCGGCGAAGGCCTGA